A stretch of the Arachis stenosperma cultivar V10309 chromosome 6, arast.V10309.gnm1.PFL2, whole genome shotgun sequence genome encodes the following:
- the LOC130936822 gene encoding mannosylglycoprotein endo-beta-mannosidase-like, with amino-acid sequence MAEQHRKTVLDSGWLAARSTEVQFTGIQLTTTHPPTSPTSPWMQALVPGTVLGTLVKNKVVPDPFYGLQNEDIVDIADSGRDYYTFWFFTTFNCKLSINQHCDLNFRGINYYADVYLNGHEITLPKGMFRRHAIDVTDILHPDGSNLLAVLVHPPDHPGRIPPEGGQGGDHEIGKDVATQYVEGWDWIAPIRDRNTGIWDEVSISVTGPVKIIDLHLVSSFFDNYERAYLHTTTELENKSSWTAECSLSIQVIMELEDNICLVEHVETQYLSVPANSRVQYTFPELFFYKPNLWWPNGMGKQSLYNVIINIDVKEYGESDSWSHLFGFRKIESHIDDATGGRLFKVNGEPIFIRGGNWILSDGILRLSKKRYNADIKFHADMNLNMIRCWGGGLAERPEFYHYCDYYGLLVWQEFWITGDVDGRGDPISNPNGPLDHDLFLFCARDTVKLLRNHPSLALWVGGNEQIPPDDINTALKNDLRLHPWFEAVDETNKSVGHLSPELTDPSQYLDGTRIYIEGSLWDGFADGKGNFTDGPYEIQNPEDFFKDNYYDYGFNPEVGSVGVPVASTIRATMPPEGWKIPVFKKLSNGYVEEVPNPIWEYHKYIPYSKPSKVHDQIQLYGDAKDLDDFCLKAQLVNYVQYRALLEGWSSRMWSKYTGVLIWKTQNPWTGLRGQFYDHLLDQTAGFYGCRCAAEPIHIQLNLATYSIEVVNTTLKELSNVAMEASVWNLEGTCSYYKILENLSLLPKKVASISEMDYPKSKNSEPVYFLLLKLYSMSDHTTISRNFYWLHISGGDYKLLEPYRKKKIPLRITSQTSNEGSTYKIQIQVKNTSKEPYFKSSTSRLSYVDGKDSLETADSLVDKEHEVGWFKRSQRCFAGKSDGLKVYEINGNDVGVAFFLHFSVHTSKKDNKEGEDTRILPVHYSDNYISVIPGEVMHIELTFEVTDPEGVTPCVALHAWNYDETHFIL; translated from the exons ATGGCGGAGCAACACCGCAAGACGGTGCTTGATTCAGGGTGGCTGGCAGCCAGGTCCACCGAAGTCCAATTCACTGGAATCCAGCTCACCACTACTCACCCCCCTACTTCCCCCACTTCACCATGGATGCAAGCTCTCGTCCCTGGAAC TGTTCTGGGGACCTTAGTGAAGAACAAAGTGGTGCCTGATCCCTTTTATGGACTTCAAAATGAAGACATTGTAGATATTGCTGATTCTGGAAGAGATTATTATACCTTCTGGTTTTTTACTACCTTTAACTGTAAGCTG TCTATCAATCAACACTGTGATCTGAACTTCCGTGGAATCAATTACTATGCTGATGTGTATTTGAATGGGCACGAAATCACATTGCCAAAAGGAATGTTTCGAAGGCATGCAATTGATGTCACCGATATTCTTCACCCTGATGGCAGTAATCTTCTAGCTGTTCTTGTTCACCCTCCCGATCATCCTGGGAGAATTCCTCCTGAAGGGGGACAGGGTGGTGATCACGAG ATAGGCAAGGATGTTGCCACACAATATGTGGAAGGCTGGGATTGGATAGCTCCAATAAG AGATAGGAATACTGGAATATGGGATGAAGTTTCCATTTCTGTTACTGGG CCAGTAAAAATAATTGATCTGCACTTGGTGTCATCATTTTTTGACAATTATGAAAGAGCTTATCTACACACAACTACTGAGTTGGAAAATAAGAGCTCCTGGACTGCTGAGTGTTCTTTGAGTATCCAAGTGATCATGGAACTTGAGGATAACATTTGCCTAGTGGAGCATGTGGAAACTCAATATCTCTCAGTTCCAGCAAATTCAAGGGTGCAGTATACATTTCCTGAG CTTTTCTTCTATAAGCCCAATTTATGGTGGCCAAATGGAATGGGAAAGCAGTCTTTGTACAATGTTATCATTAACATTGATGTTAAAGAATATGGTGAGTCTGATTCATGGAGCCATCTCTTTGGGTTCCGCAAAATTGAGAGCCATATTGATGATGCTACTGGAGGGAG GTTGTTTAAAGTCAATGGAGAACCAATTTTTATTCGAGGGGGAAACTGGATATTGTCTGATGGGATACTGAGGCTTTCTAAGAAGCGGTATAATGCAGATATAAAATTTCATGCAGATATGAATTTAAACATGATTCGTTGCTGGGGTGGTGGACTTGCAGAAAGGCCAGAATTTTATCATTATTGTGACTATTATGGCCTTCTG GTATGGCAAGAGTTCTGGATAACTGGGGATGTTGATGGACGTGGCGATCCAATATCAAATCCAAATGGACCTCTAGACCatgatcttttcttgttttgtgcaAGAGACACGGTGAAGCTTCTCAGAAATCATCCTAGTCTTGCTCTCTGGGTGGGTGGAAATGAACAAATTCCACCAGATGATATAAATACTGCTTTGAAAAATGATCTGAGGCTTCATCCTTGGTTTGAAGCTGTAGATGAAACTAACAAATCTGTAGGACACTTGTCTCCGGAGCTGACCGATCCCAGTCAGTACCTTGATGGCACACGCATATACATAGAAGGATCATTGTGGGATGGGTTTGCTGATGGAAAGGGGAATTTCACTGATGGTCCTTATGAAATTCAAAATCCGGAAGACTTTTTCAAGGATAATTATTATGATTATGGATTTAATCCAGAGGTTGGCTCCGTAGGAGTGCCAGTTGCATCTACCATAAGAGCCACAATGCCTCCGGAAGGATGGAAGATACCAGTGTTTAAGAAACTATCCAATGGTTATGTAGAAGAAGTTCCAAACCCCATATGGGAGTACCATAAATACATTCCTTATTCGAAACCAAGCAAGGTTCATGATCAAATTCAACTTTATGGTGATGCAAAagatcttgatgatttttgtttgaag GCTCAACTTGTCAATTACGTACAATATAGAGCTCTTCTCGAAGGATGGAGCTCTCGAATGTGGAGCAAATATACCGGTGTATTGATTTGGAAGACGCAAAATCCTTGGACGGGTCTGAGAGGTCAGTTTTATGATCATCTCCTCGACCAAACCGCAGGCTTCTATGGTTGTCGATGTGCTGCCGAGCCAATTCACATACAACTTAATCTGGCTACATATTCTATAGAG GTTGTTAATACTACGTTGAAAGAATTATCTAATGTGGCTATGGAAGCTTCTGTGTGGAATCTGGAAGGAACATGCTCATACTATAAGATTCTTGAAAATCTCTCTTTGCTGCCAAAGAAAGTTGCATCTATTTCTGAGATGGATTATCCGAAGTCAAAAAATTCAGAACCagtttattttcttcttctcaaaCTATACAGCATGTCAGATCACACAACCATCTCTAGAAACTTTTATTGGTTACATATTTCCGGTGGAGATTACAAGCTATTGGAGCCATATAGGAAGAAGAAAATACCTCTCAGGATAACATCCCAGACTTCCAATGAAGGGTCCacttacaaaattcaaattcaagtGAAGAACACATCAAAAGAACCATACTTCAAAAGTTCAACAAGTAGGCTCAGCTATGTTGATGGTAAGGACTCACTGGAAACAGCAGATTCCTTGGTTGACAAGGAACATGAAGTTGGTTGGTTTAAGAGGTCACAGAGATGTTTTGCTGGGAAAAGTGATGGTTTGAAAGTTTATGAGATAAATGGGAATGACGTTGGtgttgctttctttcttcatttttctgtTCATACCTCAAAGAAGGACAATAAGGAAGGGGAAGACACAAGAATTCTTCCGGTTCATTATTCTGATAACTACATTTCAGTGATCCCAGGAGAGGTGATGCATATTGAGTTGACTTTTGAAGTTACTGACCCTGAGGGTGTCACTCCTTGTGTTGCTCTGCATGCTTGGAATTACGATGAAACACACTTCATTCTATGA
- the LOC130933275 gene encoding uncharacterized protein LOC130933275, which produces MMSGKYTTIDNQPGSVPAVPDSGHVAVKFADSNLQTFPPSSAQGKITGGSRPPRDADDTFSKPGSGGSSDESQQSGWFKTFALSTYKPFFDVDTSDVVERIIDSLFPFRGTFTEKTASNPDLYGPFWICTTLIFVAASMSTFVTYISHKLKHEKWEYDINLVSWSAGLFYGYVTIVPLCLYVILKYFSVPAGIVQLLCLYGYSLFVFIPALCMSIVPLEIFRWVIAAVAGLMSATFLALNLRAHIVSAGERWFLIVAGIFLLQLALAVVLKVYLFTVSV; this is translated from the exons ATGATGTCAGGCAAATACACTACCATTGATAACCAGCCAGGATCTGTTCCT GCGGTTCCAGATTCAGGCCATGTCGCTGTTAAGTTCGCCG ATTCAAATCTCCAGACATTTCCTCCGTCTAGCGCACAGGGCAAGATTACCGGTGGTTCCAGGCCTCCTCGTGATGCCGATG ATACATTTTCAAAACCTGGATCTGGTGGTTCTTCAGATGAATCCCAGCAGAGTGGGTGGTTTAAGACGTTTGCACTCTCTACATACAAACCCTTCTTTGATGTTGACACTTCAGATGTTGTAGAGAGGATTATTGACTCACTCTTTCCGTTTAGAGGAACTTTTACTGAAAAAACTGCTAGCAACCCTGATTT GTATGGACCTTTCTGGATTTGTACCACCTTAATATTTGTAGCGGCATCTATGAGCACATTTGTGACATATATATCACACAAGCTGAAGCACGAGAAATGGGAATATGACATTAATCTTGTGTCCTGGTCTGCTGGTTTGTTTTATGGTTATGTTACCATAGTACCACTTTGTCTATATGTAATTCTCAAGTACTTCTCCGTGCCAGCTGGCATTGTCCAATTACTCTGTCTATATGGATATTCCCTGTTTGTCTTTATTCCGGCTCTG TGTATGTCCATTGTGCCTCTGGAGATATTTAGATGGGTGATTGCAGCTGTGGCTGGGTTAATGTCAGCGACATTTCTGGCGCTTAATCTCCGGGCACATATCGTATCGGCAGGTGAAAGGTGGTTCTTAATTGTTGCTGGCATTTTTCTGTTGCAGCTGGCTTTAGCCGTTGTACTAAAGGTTTACCTCTTCACAGTATCAGTTTGA
- the LOC130936345 gene encoding mitogen-activated protein kinase kinase kinase NPK1: MQDIFGSVRRSLVFRASPENEEHSLRGTLVDKIGYCIRNSRVFSKPSLSPPSLPPIPKDVAAAAPPPPTIRWRKGELIGCGAFGQVYVGMNLDSGELLAVKQVLIAASSASKEKAQAHVKELEEEVKLLKDLSHPNIVRYLGTVREEDTLNILLEFVPGGSISSLLGKFGAFPEAVIRTYTKQLLLGLEYLHKNGIMHRDIKGANILVDNKGCIKLADFGASKQVVELATISGAKSMKGTPYWMAPEVILQTGHSFSADIWSVGCTVIEMATGKPPWSQQYQQEVAALFHIGTTKSHPPIPDHLSVAAKDFLLKCLQKEPYLRPSASELLQHPFVTGEPMDSLPVSSTVVKNLEASSSCAPNVESFLRCSNLNLEDSGNKELWGISNDDDDMCMIDDDEEFSQNDVKHEPLISENIESFNPMSDPSDDWVCKFDGSPELEHKGVSFGTDENDKSLGHLGDYNKEQKDFSFPSVPSLSEEDDELTESKIQAFLDEKALELKKLQTPLYEEFYNSINISCSPSVIDGTSDETASRKFLKLPPKSKSPSRVPSTPSKAADNTGSPGSNGRSSSTVGNVNDHSSQDLPSSPLNEFKGLIVDSQQEPGSPSLSFSKQREWKEELDQELERKREWRRQAGVGSKTSSPKDRALHRQRERTRFASPSK; encoded by the exons ATGCAAGATATATTCGGATCAGTTCGGCGATCGCTGGTGTTCCGTGCTTCGCCTGAGAACGAAGAGCACTCGCTGAGAGGAACCCTAGTTGATAAGATCGGTTACTGTATACGCAATTCCAGAGTCTTCTCTAAGCCCTCACTGTCTCCACCGTCCTTGCCGCCGATTCCCAAGGACGTTGCTGCTGCTGCTCCGCCGCCGCCTACGATCCGATGGCGCAAGGGCGAGTTGATCGGTTGCGGCGCCTTTGGCCAAGTTTATGTTGGAATGAATCTCGATTCTGGAGAACTTTTAGCAGTTAAACAG GTTTTGATTGCAGCGAGTAGTGCTTCGAAGGAGAAGGCACAG GCTCATGTAAAAGAGCTCGAGGAAGAAGTTAAGCTTCTTAAAGATCTTTCACATCCCAACATTGTT AGATATTTGGGTACAGTTAGAGAGGAGGACACCTTAAATATTCTCCTGGAGTTTGTCCCTGGTGGATCCATATCATCACTGTTGGGGAAATTTGGAGCTTTCCCTGAGGCA GTCATAAGAACTTACACAAAGCAGTTGCTGCTTGGACTTGAGTACTTGCACAAAAATGGAATAATGCACAGAGATATTAAG GGGGCCAATATTCTTGTAGATAATAAAGGTTGCATTAAACTTGCAGATTTTGGGGCCTCCAAACAAGTTGTTGAGCTG GCTACTATTTCGGGTGCCAAGTCTATGAAGGGTACTCCATATTGGATGGCTCCTGAGGTTATTCTCCAGACTGGACATAGCTT CTCTGCTGACATATGGAGTGTGGGTTGCACTGTGATTGAGATGGCCACTGGAAAGCCTCCCTGGAGCCAACAATACCAACAAGAG GTTGCTGCTCTCTTCCATATAGGGACAACTAAGTCTCATCCGCCAATCCCTGATCATCTCTCTGTTGCAGCCAAAGATTTTCTGCTAAAATGTTTGCAGAa GGAACCATATTTGAGGCCATCGGCATCAGAACTACTGCAG CATCCCTTTGTTACTGGTGAACCTATGGATTCTCTTCCTGTTTCATCTACTGTCGTG AAAAATTTGGAAGCTTCATCTTCTTGTGCTCCAAATGTTGAATCATT cCTTCGTTGCTCAAATTTGAATCTTGAGGACTCAGGAAATAAAGAGTTGTGGGGAATTAGCAACGATGATGATGACATGTGTATGATTGATGACGACGAGGAGTTCTCTCAGAATGATGTCAAACACGAACCTTTGATCTCAGAAAATATTGAG AGCTTCAACCCGATGTCAGATCCCTCTGATGATTGGGTGTGTAAGTTTGATGGAAGTCCGGAATTGGAACACAAAGGAGTCAGTTTTGGCACAGACGAAAATGATAAGTCACTTGGTCACTTAGGGGATTATAACAAGGAGCAGAAAGATTTTTCCTTTCCGAGCGTGCCATCTCTATCAGAGGAAGATGATGAGCTCACGGAGTCAAAAATTCAAGCTTTTTTGGATGAGAAG GCTCTTGAACTGAAGAAGCTGCAGACACCTTTATATGAGGAGTTCTACAACAGTATAAATATATCTTGTTCACCAAGTGTGATTGATGGAACAAGTGATGAAACTGCTTCTCGGAAGTTTTTGAAATTACCTCCTAAGAGTAAGTCACCAAGTCGGGTACCAAGCACTCCATCTAAAGCAGCTGACAATACTGGAAGTCCCGGAAGTAACGGCAGGTCCTCATCAACTGTTGGCAATGTAAATGATCATAGTTCACAGGACCTTCCATCTTCTCCCCTTAATGAATTTAAAGGGCTGATAGTTGACTCCCAGCAGGAACCTGGTAGCCCAAG TTTAAGCTTTTCGAAACAGAGAGAGTGGAAAGAAGAGCTCGACCAGGAGCTTGAAAGAAAACGAG AATGGAGGCGCCAAGCAGGGGTGGGGTCAAAGACTTCTTCACCAAAGGATAGAGCTTTACATCGGCAGAGAGAGCGGACACGATTTGCTTCTCCCAGCAAATAA
- the LOC130933556 gene encoding pentatricopeptide repeat-containing protein At3g05340-like produces MKSRWKFNVYIPSLVDSLSSPVNLKNPPLPTSQNPFPAPTSASLLSLCGRDGNLRLGSSIHAHLIKRSQSFDFDRFPRNALFVWNSLLSVYSKCGELQDALKVFDRMPVRDTVSWNTMISGFLRNRDFDSGLMFFKKQRSESGTGCCGFDKATLTTVLSACDGAEFSSLTKMIHGLVFLGGFEKEIMVGNALITSYFKCGCFSEWRQVFDEMLERNVVTWTAVISGLAQNEFYEDSLNLFAQMRCGAVSPNILTYLSSLMACSGLQALREGCKIHGLLWKLGMQSDLCIESALMDFYSKCGSLEEAWKIFESAEELDEISLTVILVAFAQNGFEEEAIQIFMRMLKLGIEVDPNMVSAILGVFGIDTSLSLGKQIHSLVIKKNFIQNPFVSNGLVNMYSKCGDLNDSLQVFHRMSQKNSVSWNSIIAAFARHGDGFRALEFYEEMRMEGVAPTDVTFLSLLHACSHAGFVDKGMEFLESMTRDHGISPRSEHYACVVDMLGRAGLLEEAKKFIEGFPENPGVLIWQALLGACSIHGDSEMGKYAADQLFLATPERPAPYVLMANIYSIEGKWKERAGAIKRMKEMGVAKEVGISCIEIDKKVNSFVVGDKLHPKADIIYWVLCGLLEHLKDEGYVPDKKCILYYLGQENKDYYINIGLLNISEKTNLRIMGSWLLSGLTLTATPTSITILPLRKHIPKKQARRVSYSCSCRSREDVPLSTASAYAVLGLQPDCSTTEIKAAFRSKVKQFHPDVNKDGDSMIRRVIEAYQILSNCTRSEIIERECLDPFDAPECEAFDIFVNELLCVGKACSSSCVQRAPHAFSFVSSTGTARASSQGHGDDYQVQCAVGQCPRNCIHYVTPSQRILLEELLDSILEAPYDISAEADLLYSLITKAKFENNRFQKPKKQPKTSSQHVEWF; encoded by the exons ATGAAATCCAGATGGAAATTCAATGTTTATATCCCTTCATTGGTGGATTCTCTCAGTTCCCCCGTCAATCTGAAGAACCCACCATTACCAACTTCTCAAAACCCATTCCCTGCACCAACCTCAGCTTCTCTTCTCTCCCTTTGCGGCAGAGATGGAAACCTTCGCCTTGGTTCTTCCATCCATGCCCATCTCATCAAACGATCTCAATCATTCGATTTTGATAGGTTCCCACGTAATGCCCTTTTTGTTTGGAACTCTCTCTTGTCGGTGTACTCGAAATGTGGTGAACTGCAGGATGCCCTTAAGGTGTTTGATCGAATGCCCGTGAGAGATACAGTGTCATGGAACACTATGATTTCTGGGTTTTTAAGAAACAGGGATTTTGATTCGGGTTTAATGTTCTTTAAGAAACAAAGGAGTGAGTCAGGGACAGGGTGTTGTGGATTTGATAAAGCAACTCTGACTACAGTGCTGTCAGCTTGTGATGGAGCTGAATTCTCTAGTTTAACCAAAATGATACATGGTTTGGTGTTTCTTGGTGGCTTTGAGAAGGAAATTATGGTGGGAAATGCTCTCATAACTTCATACTTTAAGTGTGGGTGTTTTAGTGAATGGAGGCAGGTTTTTGATGAGATGCTTGAGAGGAATGTTGTGACTTGGACAGCAGTGATTTCTGGCCTTGCGCAAAATGAATTTTATGAGGATAGTTTGAATTTGTTTGCTCAAATGCGTTGCGGGGCAGTGAGTCCTAATATTTTGACCTATTTGAGCTCACTTATGGCTTGTTCAGGTTTACAGGCACTGAGGGAAGGTTGTAAAATTCATGGCCTGCTTTGGAAGTTAGGAATGCAGTCGGATTTATGCATTGAAAGTGCTTTGATGGATTTTTATTCAAAGTGCGGAAGTTTAGAAGAAGCATGGAAGATTTTTGAGTCTGCGGAGGAGCTAGATGAAATTTCCTTAACTGTAATCCTTGTAGCCTTTGCTCAAAATGGATTTGAGGAGGAGGCTATCCAGATATTCATGAGAATGTTGAAATTGGGTATTGAAGTGGATCCCAACATGGTTTCTGCTATTCTTGGCGTATTTGGTATTGACACGTCTTTGTCTCTTGGTAAGCAGATTCACTCTTTGGTTATTAAGAAGAACTTCATTCAGAATCCTTTTGTAAGTAATGGCCTTGTAAACATGTATTCCAAGTGCGGTGATTTGAATGACTCACTCCAAGTCTTTCATCGAATGAGTCAAAAGAACTCGGTTTCATGGAACTCTATTATTGCGGCTTTTGCTCGCCATGGAGATGGTTTTAGAGcacttgaattttatgaagagATGAGAATGGAGGGTGTAGCACCAACAGATGTTACATTTTTGTCACTACTACACGCATGCAGCCATGCAGGCTTTGTCGACAAGGGCATGGAGTTCTTAGAATCCATGACTAGAGATCACGGCATAAGTCCTCGCTCGGAACATTACGCCTGTGTTGTTGACATGTTGGGCAGGGCAGGACTTCTTGAGGAAGCTAAAAAGTTCATTGAGGGATTCCCTGAGAATCCGGGTGTACTGATTTGGCAAGCATTGCTTGGTGCTTGTAGCATCCATGGTGATTCTGAGATGGGTAAATATGCCGCGGATCAATTATTTTTAGCTACACCAGAGAGGCCAGCTCCTTATGTTTTGATGGCAAACATATACTCCATTGAAGGGAAATGGAAAGAAAGAGCAGGTGCCATTAAGAGAATGAAAGAGATGGGAGTAGCAAAGGAAGTAGGCATAAGTTGCATTGAGATTGATAAGAAAGTTAACAGTTTCGTTGTTGGGGACAAGTTGCATCCAAAAGCTGACATTATATACTGGGTTTTGTGTGGGTTATTGGAACACCTGAAAGATGAAGGTTATGTACCTGATAAAAAGTGTATTCTCTATTACTTGGGCCAAGAAAATAAGGATTATTA TATAAATATTGGACTTCTAAATATAAGTGAGAAAACAAAT TTGAGAATAATGGGTTCGTGGTTGTTGAGTGGCTTAACACTAACAGCAACCCCAACCTCAATTACCATTTTACCCTTGCGGAAACACATTCCGAAGAAGCAAGCAAGAAGAGTTAGTTACAGTTGCAGTTGCAGAAGCAGAGAAGATGTTCCTCTTTCCACTGCTTCAGCTTATGCAGTTCTTGGACTTCAACCTGATTGCTCCACCACCGAGATCAAAGCTGCTTTTCGATCCAAA GTTAAGCAGTTCCATCCAGATGTTAACAAAGACGGTGATTCCATGATTCGCCGTGTAATTGAGGCGTACCAG ATACTTTCCAACTGCACCCGATCAGAAATTATTGAAAG GGAATGCTTAGATCCATTTGATGCACCAGAGTGTGAAgcttttgatatttttgttaatGAGCTTCTCTGTGTTGGCAAAG CATGTTCAAGTTCATGTGTGCAAAGAGCACCTCATGCATTTTCGTTTGTCTCTTCAACTGGAACAGCGCGTGCATCTTCTCAAG GTCATGGTGATGATTATCAAGTTCAATGTGCTGTCGGACAATGCCCTAGAAATTGCATTCATTACGTTACCCCATCACAAAGAATCCTCTTGGAGGAGCTACTTGACAG TATACTAGAAGCACCCTATGATATATCGGCTGAGGCAGACTTACTTTACTCACTTATCACTAAAGCTAAGTTTGAGAATAACCGATTTCAAAAACCTAAGAAGCAACCCAAAACCTCAAGCCAGCATGTTGAGTGGTTTTAA
- the LOC130933555 gene encoding putative UDP-glucuronate:xylan alpha-glucuronosyltransferase 4, which translates to MTPPRHSPHSSSLKQKRFLICLLLISIPSLIIVIIISAKHQKPPLVGTALSDDNNVHEKKGTKPAWFDVIAKGIKEEKIKIGLVNIQDDEELVGSLHHHLHPKVETLTVNFDHVNESLKWEELYPEWIDENERWGKPKCPEMAMAAAKEDMNVVVARVPSCGGVRDVFRLQVNLVVANLAVENGWVSWVEFDHRVVYVVFVGSSSSCGPMEEIFRCDDLLMHNYNNNHNQQGGYYWVYKPDLRSLKHKTLMPIGSCQIAPAYETWRWRPEKKKQNSSTTLSPNARTAYVTVLHSSELYVCGAISLAQSIIQNPDKDTHRLHETKDLVLLADDSITSESLTALKAAGWNKIKRIQRIRSPFAKKSSYNEWNYSKLRIWELTMYEKIIFLDSDVLVLKSIHGFFYYPQLSAAPNEKAMFNSGVMVIEPSQCMFENMLDKIHKVKSYNGGDQGFLNEVFAWWHRTPSKLNKLKTVRSNNSGNHDDDEDLYTIHYLGLKPWMCYRDYDCNWDKEEYRMFASDLAHQKWWQVYDTMPKELQSYCGLSNKMNQRIVKWRRMAMNDSTTFDAHSKIQVKDPRRNNYHVA; encoded by the exons ATGACTCCTCCTAGGCACTCTCCTCATTCATCTTCTTTGAAGCAAAAACGTTTCCTAATTTGTCTTTTACTTATCTCCATACCGTCATTGATTATTGTAATAATAATTTCAGCGAAACACCAAAAACCGCCATTAGTTGGCACCGCCTTAAGCGATGATAATAATGTTCATGAGAAGAAGGGAACAAAACCAGCTTGGTTTGATGTCATAGCAAAAGGCATCAAAGAAGAGAAGATTAAGATAGGCCTAGTTAATATCCAAGACGATGAAGAACTAGTAGGTTCACTTCATCATCACCTTCATCCAAAAGTAGAGACTTTAACTGTGAATTTTGATCATGTGAATGAGAGTTTGAAGTGGGAGGAGTTGTATCCTGAGTGGATTGATGAAAATGAGAGATGGGGTAAGCCCAAGTGCCCAGAAATGGCAATGGCGGCGGCGAAAGAGGATATGAATGTTGTGGTGGCCAGGGTTCCATCATGTGGTGGGGTTAGGGATGTGTTTAGGTTGCAAGTGAATTTGGTGGTGGCGAATTTGGCGGTGGAGAATGGGTGGGTGAGTTGGGTGGAGTTTGATCATAGGGTTGTGTATGTTGTATTTGTTgggtcttcttcttcttgtggtCCAATGGAAGAGATTTTCAGGTGTGATGATCTTTTGAtgcataattataataataatcataaccaACAAGGTGGGTATTACTGGGTTTACAAGCCTGATTTGAGAAGCCTCAAGCACAAAACCCTTATGCCTATTGGTTCATGCCAGATTGCACCTGCTTAT GAAACATGGAGATGGAggccagagaagaagaagcaaaatTCCAGCACTACCCTCAGTCCGAATGCAAGAACAGCCTATGTTACCGTCCTTCATTCTTCAGAGCTTTATGTATGTGGTGCAATTTCTCTTGCTCAGAGCATCATTCAAAACCCCGACAAAGATACCCACCGCCTCCACGAAACCAAAGACCTTGTCCTTCTCGCCGACGATTCCATCACCTCCGAATCCTTAACCGCTCTGAAAGCCGCCGGCTGGAACAAGATCAAGCGCATCCAACGCATCCGAAGCCCCTTCGCCAAGAAATCTTCATACAACGAGTGGAACTACAGCAAGCTTCGAATATGGGAACTCACAATGTACGAGAAAATCATCTTCCTAGATTCCGATGTTCTTGTCCTCAAGAGCATACATGGTTTCTTCTATTATCCGCAGTTATCCGCTGCACCCAACGAGAAAGCTATGTTTAATTCCGGGGTCATGGTGATTGAACCGTCACAGTGCATGTTCGAGAACATGTTGGACAAAATTCACAAGGTGAAATCTTATAACGGAGGTGACCAAGGTTTCTTAAATGAAGTCTTCGCATGGTGGCATAGGACGCCATCAAAGCTAAACAAGCTTAAAACTGTTAGGTCTAATAATAGTGGGAaccatgatgatgatgaggatttGTACACCATACATTATTTAGGGTTGAAACCGTGGATGTGTTACCGGGACTATGATTGCAACTGGGACAAAGAAGAGTACCGCATGTTTGCTAGTGACTTGGCACACCAAAAATGGTGGCAGGTTTATGATACCATGCCCAAAGAGTTGCAATCTTATTGTGGGCTTAGCAACAAGATGAATCAAAGGATTGTAAAGTGGAGAAGGATGGCCATGAATGATAGTACTACTTTTGATGCCCATTCCAAGATTCAGGTTAAAGATCCTAGAAGGAACAATTATCATGTGGCTTAG
- the LOC130933554 gene encoding cyclin-P3-1-like, producing the protein MPTRSEAYKSLLQVEESSENGTLIPRALLILSSVWERSIKKNDKLVMMISSKNITVFHGSKAPKLSITRYMERILKYAGCSSSCFVIAQIYIDRYFSKNGGYLTSFNAHRLLITSLLVAVKFLDDRYFSNAYYAQVGGISTQEMNRMELEFLFSLEFRLFVTTEMFVKYCEKLDKVDNIGEYQIRRPIITSNAK; encoded by the exons atgcCTACAAGATCAGAGGCATACAAATCACTACTACAAGTTGAAGAATCATCAGAAAATGGGACCTTGATACCCCGTGCTCTGCTTATTCTGTCCTCTGTTTGGGAGAGATCGATTAAGAAGAATGACAAATTGGTGATGATGATATCATCAAAGAATATCACCGTGTTCCATGGATCGAAGGCACCAAAGTTGAGCATCACACGGTACATGGAGCGCATCTTAAAGTATGCAGGGTGCAGTTCCTCTTGTTTTGTGATAGCGCAGATATACATTGACAGGTATTTCAGTAAAAATGGTGGATACCTAACTTCCTTCAATGCTCACCGCCTCCTCATTACAAGCCTTCTTGTTGCTGTCAAATTCCTCGACGATCG ATATTTTAGCAATGCTTACTATGCTCAAGTAGGGGGAATTAGCACCCAAGAGATGAACAGGATGGAGCTAGAGTTTCTGTTTAGTTTGGAATTTAGATTGTTTGTGACAACTGAAATGTTCGTCAAATACTGTGAGAAGCTTGATAAGGTTGATAATATTGGAGAATATCAGATTCGTCGTCCAATAATAACAAGTAATGCAAAGTAA